In Arachis hypogaea cultivar Tifrunner chromosome 2, arahy.Tifrunner.gnm2.J5K5, whole genome shotgun sequence, a genomic segment contains:
- the LOC112735319 gene encoding protein FAR1-RELATED SEQUENCE 5: MDEAAFGIEYLDGDGDLGNNVRDSGLTRPEEVMEMLFNSPDEAARFYEQYSRGKGFAMRVGKKLRNKNGDIVRYTYLCNREGFRQKKWVELEGRKREHKVVTRCGCMAEMHIKQNGQMGKWYVSRFVDDHNHELLPPKLVEYLPPHRKMSDVDVAHMDSLRQVGISVPKIYESLAAQAGGFDHIPFTKRDMYNEVRRQRGMRKGDVNATIRYFEAGAKADEKLFWRCQVSADQHMCDLFWCDGRSQDDYKIFGDVLAFDATYGRNKYNLPVIIFSGVNHHNQTCVFGAAMVSCETQATYVWVLQKLLECMEGKAPKAVITDGDRSMRMAINEVFPEAHHRLCAWHLLKNATTNVCLPRFTTLFRYCMLADIEIEEFEQHWEAMLDECGVRDVEWVQDTYRNKLYWATAYIRGRFFAGIRTTSRCESLHAKLGRFVERRYGILNFVTNFQRCVEFLRDNEDEMDFRSSYGTPVLQTQFPELEKSGAMKYTREIFSRFRESLKRCVRITVVESQPCEGSTIYVTQKYMRPGRKWNVMHVLASDKYTCSCQRMESFGLPCVHILSVLVRLDVGSLPDTLVLERWTKSAKFGLYDDIAGDKMVDIAALYRMRMETFLQHCKRLARLICNNDDLFKLYTEQIVQEATNLESMNDSGNSVGVGGGGNNGRVLDPIGVRTKGTGRGNVQVGARGVKRRKCSTCGVVGHRRTQCPNRANMSVPNSQYEVPQMVSQSAARAEFPPVKNIGVQDCYRPSAADTSDFRAAVGGCSPK; the protein is encoded by the exons ATGGATGAGGCGGCGTTTGGAATAGAATATTTAGATGGTGATGGTGACCTGGGCAATAATGTACGTGACAGTGGTTTAACAAGGCCGGAGGAGGTGATGGAGATGTTGTTTAACTCTCCTGATGAGGCTGCTCGTTTCTACGAACAGTATAGCCGAGGCAAGGGTTTTGCTATGCGTGTTGGTAAGAAGTTAAGAAATAAGAATGGGGACATCGTGCGATACACATATTTGTGCAACAGAGAAGGGTTTAGGCAAAAGAAGTGGGTGGAGTTGGAAGGAAGAAAGAGAGAGCACAAGGTGGTTACGCGATGTGGGTGCATGGCAGAGATGCATATCAAGCAAAATGGTCAGATGGGTAAATGGTATGTGTCAAGATTTGTAGATGACCACAATCACGAGCTCCTCCCTCCGAAGTTGGTGGAATACTTGCCTCCACATAGGAAGATGTCGGATGTGGACGTAGCCCACATGGATAGCTTACGGCAAGTTGGGATTTCGGTTCCTAAAATATATGAGTCGCTTGCAGCACAGGCTGGTGGCTTTGATCATATCCCATTCACAAAGAGAGATATGTACAACGAAGTGAGGCGCCAACGAGGCATGAGGAAGGGAGATGTCAATGCAACGATAAGGTACTTTGAGGCAGGTGCGAAGGCGGATGAGAAACTCTTTTGGAGGTGTCAGGTGAGTGCAGATCAGCATATGTGTGACCTGTTTTGGTGTGACGGGAGGAGTCAGGATGATTATAAAATTTTTGGTGATGTCCTTGCGTTTGATGCAACGTACGGGCGCAACAAATACAATCTACCGGTCATTATTTTCTCTGGGGTGAACCATCACAACCAGACGTGCGTCTTTGGGGCTGCCATGGTCTCTTGTGAAACCCAAGCAACTTATGTTTGGGTGTTGCAAAAGTTGTTGGAATGCATGGAGGGGAAGGCACCCAAGGCAGTAATAACAGACGGAGATCGTTCTATGCGAATGGCAATTAATGAAGTTTTTCCGGAAGCTCACCACAGGCTTTGTGCATGGCATCTACTAAAAAATGCCACAACAAATGTGTGCTTACCGCGGTTTACAACGTTATTTAGATATTGTATGCTTGCTGATATTGAGATAGAAGAGTTTGAACAGCATTGGGAGGCAATGTTGGATGAGTGTGGAGTTCGAGATGTAGAGTGGGTTCAGGATACATACAGGAATAAATTATATTGGGCAACTGCATACATACGTGGTAGGTTCTTTGCCGGCATTAGGACGACATCGCGATGTGAATCGCTGCATGCAAAGCTAGGCAGGTTTGTGGAGAGGAGGTATGGGATACTCAACTTTGTGACGAACTTCCAGCGTTGTGTTGAGTTCCTCAGAGATAACGAGGATGAGATGGACTTTCGGTCCTCGTATGGGACCCCCGTACTGCAGACTCAGTTTCCGGAACTTGAGAAATCCGGAGCAATGAAGTATACCCGAGAGATATTTTCAAGGTTCCGTGAATCCTTGAAAAGGTGTGTTCGGATAACCGTTGTGGAAAGCCAGCCGTGTGAGGGCAGTACTATTTATGTGACCCAGAAGTATATGCGACCGGGAAGAAAGTGGAATGTTATGCATGTGTTGGCGTCGGATAAATATACATGCAGTTGCCAAAGAATGGAATCGTTTGGGCTACCTTGTGTGCATATACTCTCAGTTTTGGTTCGGTTAGACGTGGGTTCTCTTCCAGACACCTTGGTCTTAGAGAGGTGGACTAAGTCAGCCAAGTTCGGTTTGTATGATGATATTGCTGGGGATAAAATGGTCGATATTGCTGCCCTGTACAGGATGCGGATGGAAACATTTTTGCAGCACTGCAAGCGTTTGGCTCGGCTTATTTGTAACAACGACGACTTATTCAAGTTGTATACAGAGCAGATAGTTCAGGAAGCAACTAATCTTGAAAGTATGAATGATTCGGGGAATAGTGTCGGCGTTGGTGGTGGCGGCAACAATGGTAGAGTACTAGATCCGATTGGGGTTCGTACCAAGGGCACCGGGCGTGGTAATGTACAGGTTGGGGCAAGGGGAGTGAAGCGTAGAAAGTGTAGCACGTGTGGGGTAGTCGGACATCGTCGAACTCAATGCCCAAATCGGGCGAACATGTCGGTGCCAAACAGCCAGTATGAGGTGCCGCAAATGGTGTCACAGTCTGCGGCGCGT GCTGAATTTCCTCCTGTCAAGAATATAGGGGTGCAGGATTGCTATCGTCCATCAGCGGCGGACACTTCAGATTTTCGAGCAGCTGTAGGTGGGTGTTCCCCAAAGTAA